The genome window GTAAGTACTAAATCTCAAGGTCTGAATGTAGATCAAGGAGCCATGAATATAGCACCAAGGACATTAGGCTGAAAATCCTAAAATTTATGGTGGGGGTCTGAGCCAGCCAGACCTGTTGACCAATCAGTTCCATGTCTGGTGATGACAATAGATCACGTAACTCTGTTGCTATCCAGATGACCCTGAGGGTCAGAGTGAAATAAAGTGTATGTATTTGCAGGATGAAATCCTCCCATTTCTCCCGAATGACAAGGCTCATAATTTAATCTGCTAATTAAATGGAATGTTGCTCCACTGTTCTCAAACTTAGAGacgtaattaattaattaattaattaattaattaattaattaattattgggtcttgtataccgccctacccccgaagggctctgggcggtgaacaacataaacacacatatacattaacccttaaatacattaaaacaatttaaaagcagcgatcagtaacaaacaatgtacGCATTAAGGCAGGATAGAAACTGTCCCAGCACTTGCTTTCTCATCTTAGTTACAAAAGGTCACAGCCTTGCTGAATCTCAAGCAACAGAACTGTTATTTTTCACCTGAAACTTTTCTCTTGTAGGCTGAAGCTTCATCCAGTAAGGACTAAAGTTTGACAGTAATGAGAAAAATTGAAAAGTCTATTTTCCCATTCTGCTACATCTGATGATGTATCTTTTATTTTATGGAAGCTCATGCCAAAATAAAAGTCTTCATACAGCAGAAAACTTTTGTCTTTACAAGAGCAGATGTGGGAAGACTAGTGCCCTAGTATCTCTGCAACAAAGTCAGGGCAAACACAACATAAGACATGATATTATTTACATTATGTGTTGTCCTGACCTTGCAAGCAATAGCCAATTATGAAAGGCAGGAATGGAGCAAGGCATAACATGATGGCATATCCCATTCTTGAGATTTTATTTTGGATGGGAATTGCAAAAACAATGGCAACTCTTTCATAACACCTAGTAAAGTCCTATCATAATTCTGAATGCTCCTCAAATGAGATTATATTTCACTATTTGACAGCTGTTGGTGATGTTACACCAGAAAACCAAGGGCACCGCTTTCCTTTGTCTGAAGATACCACTGATCTGTGTAAATATCTCATGAGTTTATATTTGGAATTATTTATAGTGAGAAGACAGCAGGTGGTGTGAGTAGCAGGATTTCACTCTAAAATAATTTCTAATACTCATTAAGGATGATTACACATTAGAAAAATGGGTTTCCAGTATTGGTATTAATAAGTTGATTTTCTTTGGAGATTTCTAGCTGCCAAGGTCTGTTTTATTCCCTTTGTTCCTTTATCTTGTTCTATAATCTTCATGCAAATGtagatggaaaggagagaacaGTGAGAGGTTGAAATGGGAAGCAGGCTATCTTTCAACGACATGGTAATTTTGCTGCTTGGCTTGGTGCCAACTGTTTACTGCAGCCATTCCAACGTGAGTGAAAGGATCTTTAATAAGAGTGTAAATAAAAGCCAGGCAGAGAAATGAGTTTTCCATCTCAGCAATCACTGGCCTAACCTCTGCCGTAAATAGTCTTTCAGAGTAGCACAGATGGAATACCTGCACCTGGGGATCAAGGCAATCTCTGAGCCTGTTACAATTTAAGCTGCTGGGTACAACTGAAACATGAATTAGCTGGGACACGCTTGAAGAATCTCCATTTCATATATATTAATGTGAGGAAACAAAAGCAGTTCaatctaattttttcccctataACGCTGTAAAAAAGCCATCTTTTATGGAAGGGGCATTCACTGCAGCTGTTCAATTAATTAGTCAATTAAATTTTTTTCCATAAGATGATATAACAATAGTGTTCTCTAcggtggtttcggccatcttgtcgggttgttcTTTACCActcgctagtgaggcaggaagagctttttggtcacATCCTGTTGGCGTACAAATGCCCCGGTAATCTTCGCTTCTGCCTAAGCTTAGTGAGTCGCAGCTTAACTTCGAACTAGCTTCgtcaaaatcttttaaaatctttaaaaatcttcaaaaaatcttcaaaaatcttcaaaaaaatccttcaaaatctCTCTAAAGTACTTCTCTCAGGCGAATCTTCTTTTCGCCCTTCCTCTGTTCGTGAGTCCTCCTCGCTTTTCCCCACCTCTCCTCGCTGTTTCAGGGCATGGCTCTGACCCCTTTTCTCCCCTAGGGAGGCTTTTGCAAGTCGTCAGCCGAGAACACCAGAGCGTGACCCGACTCTCCAGCTCCCCAGCGATCCCGGTGTTTGGTAATCCGGAACAGCCCAGCGCTCCCTTGGTCGACCATCCGGGCCGCCCAGGAACCTCTCCGGTCACCGGAGAGGGAGGGAGACGCTGCCAGTTCAGCCGGCCGATACTTGCGGGCCGCCCATTTCTGACCAATAACCACGGCAGGGAAAAGTGCGGGAAGGAGGCCGCCCGAAAACAGCCCAGCGGCGCCGACTTCGCCGCACTTTAGGCCGCCCCTCAGAGCATCGCTCTGTCCCTTACTTACCAGCGCCGGTATGCCCAGACAAAGGTTCTTCCCTGCCCCAGGCAGGAGCTTTGGTGTTCAAGGCACTTCAGGAATGCAAGATGACATTCCCCAACGACTGGAGCCGCTTTTCTCCACACCAACTAGTAACCCTCATGTGGCTCCTCCATTAGGGAGGATCTCTCCAGCAAATCCCCTCCCCAGGGTAGAGAGCATCATAGGCGCCAGGGCCAGGTCGATCCAGATCTTCCAGGACCAGTAGGTCTGCAGTAGAGACTGGCCTGCCATTTCCTATGGGTCTGATTATAGCGATATCAGCGGGAGTTGGGTTCGACCAGACCACTTCTCGATAACGATTCCCCTGTCCCTGATCTCAATGACCACAGCAATAGGCTCTTTAAGATAGAGCAGCTCCCTGATCCTCCTGGCCAAGACCATCTCCTCCTTAGGCCTCACCATGATTCAGAGGAGGCAGAGGACCCCAACTCCACGGCCGTCCAGCCCATCAAGGGCTGTCCCAAGGAGTTCTCCAACATCTTCCTGCAGAGGAGGGGTCTCCCATTTTTTCCCTCTACCAGAATTCTTTGAGCGCAAGTTCAAAAAAAGGAGGTGGGTTAATCCCGCCACTCAACAAAGGCTTTCCGTCCCTCTTTAAAAGCTTTATCTCGTCCCAGACCACCTTCACAGTCTAATCAAGACACCGCTGGTGGATGGCCCTCTCTGCCTTCACTCTAGGGGCTAGTACACAGGGACGGCGAGGAAACATCAAAGATCCCATAGATAGGAAGGCTGAGTCGGTTACGCCCAGAGATTCCACGAGGGTTCCGCTTATGGCTGTAGGATCCTAGCCCCTCGTACAGTGGCCAGGGCCACCCTAGTCTGGCTCCAACGCCCTTCTCGCATCATCCCCAGGACCAGGAGTTAGTGAGGGTGTTGAAAGGGTCCTCATGGCAGTATCCTTCCTAGCTGACTCTACCCTGGGCCGTTCTCCACCTCTTCCGCATTATGGAGGCAGCAGCCGCGTGACCGATGCGCCTTATATGGCTCCAAACCCTGGCAAGCTGATACCCTGTCCAAGACAGTGGTTGCCAGCTATGACTACCAGGCTTCTGCATCCTTTTGGTTCAGAGCTGGAGAAGATCCTGATCTGAGACTAAAGACCACAAGAAGGCTATGCCTCGGTCCGCGGAGCCGAGAAACCCAGGTTCTCCCACAGGCCTCCCTTCAAGTCATTTCCCGATCTTCCTTTAGCCCCAGCGAGAACAAAGTGACCCTCCTGGCAGGGCCAAAGCTCCTTTCAGAATTCTTCGGAAGAGGCAGGACTTCGAGAGGATCGGCTAGAGGAGGGAAAGTCCTTTAAAGCCTGACCCTTCCAGGGCAACAAAGCCTGACTGCATCGACATCCCTGATCGGGGCCGATCTTCCTTCATTTCAACATCAGTGGCTACCCCTTCACACCAATGGATCCTAGAGATGGAACCTCAGGCTACTTTCTTAGAGTTCGCTGCCAGCCACGGACCGTTTCTCCTTCCCCATCAGCTCGAACCGGAAAAGGCGGCGAGGCTGAGGGGATGGCGATCGAGCACCTGTTGGACATCAGGGCTATAGAGCCGGGTGCCGAGGGAACAAGTGGGATTGGGGGTTTACTCCATTTTCTTCACTGTTCCCAAAAGAACGGAGACACCAGAGGCCATCCTCAACCTTCGCCCGCGAACCGGTTCCTGCGCAAATTCATGCTTCAGAATGGAAATCCTCCGGTCGACGGTGTAGCCATCCAACAGGCGACTTCCTCATCCCTCGACCTCAGGATGCATACCTGCACATCCCCATCAGCCCACGCCCACTACCGCTTCCCTGCGTTTTGCCCTGGGAAACCTCCACTTCCAGTATGTGGCCTCCCTTTCGATTACGCTACAGCCCCTCGTGTCTTCGAAGGTTCTTGTGTGATTGCTTTCTATCCGCCCAGCCAAGGGATTCATGTCCATCCCTACCTGGAGCCCGACTTCCTCATCAGATCGAGGTCCAGGGAGCGAGGCGTCCAGATATCCAGCGGTACAGAGCGACTATCAGAACAACGGCCGTCATCAACCTGGACAAGAGTTCCACCTGTCCTGCTCAGAGGATGGAGCACCTAGGTGCCCTGATAGACACGCTTAGATGTACTCTTCGCTCCTCCAGCAAAGATCAGGAAGATCATAGAAGTTTGTCACCAAGATACTTCGGTGCGTTCCACCTCCCCTGCTCCAACTGGCGAAGTCTGCTGGGCCTTCTCCTGTCTACCATCGACCTCATTCAATGGGGCAGGGCTCATCGCGGCGCCTTCAAGCCTTCTGGCTATGCGGAACTCCATCATCCATCGCGAGGGACATACCCTTGCCTCTTTCTCCATCGGTAAGGTGCAGCCTTCGATGGTGGACATCCACCAACAATCTGGGAAAGTCTTGCACCTCGGTGCCAGATCCATATATATTTTCGGACGCCAGtctcagggtgggggggagccaaGTTGGACAAGCACTTTGCCAGGGTCTCTGGACAACCTCCCAGGCAGCATTACCAATCAACGCCCTCGAAGTCAGGGCCATCCAACTAGCTCTCAAGGCCTTCAGAAACCGGATTCTGCAGCAGCGGTTCACACCCGACAACATCTCAGCCAAGTGTTACCTGAGGAACCACCAGGGGAGGATCTCGGTCCTCTCAGCTACACAAGGGAAGCCTTCCCGGAAGTTCTCTCTGGGCAGAAGCCAACCTGACATCCTTGAGGGCGGGAACATGTGAAAGGCTGCCTGAACACCGAGGCGGATTGCTCAGCCGCTTCCAGCCTTTCAAACGCTGAATGGAAACTGAACCCCTCAAGTCTTCCAACTGATCACGCCAGACTGGGGAGCCGGTGATGGACTTGTTCGCTTCACCTCAACGCCAGACGGACAGGTTCATGTCCCGCTTCTTCCATCCCCAGGCGGCAATGACATTAGATGCCCTGTCAGCTCGGTGGCGCCGGGCCTTCTTTATCTTTTTCCTCccctgcctcttcttcacaggttTCTCCGCGGGATTCAGGAAGAGAGAGGAGACAGGTCATCCTGGTGGCCCCAGACTGGCTCCAGAGCGATCATGGTACTCGTACTCCAGCAGCTCTCCATCGGCGAGCCCGTTCGATCTACCAGTCTCCCCAACCTGTTGTCTCAGGGCCCCTTGCTCCATCCGGATCCAGGTTGGCTCAGGCTGACCGCATGGCTCTTGGGAAAGGCGGTAAAAAAGGGTACTCGAGGCGGTGGTGGACACCATGGTGGGCGGACCAGAGCGCAAGTCAACCATTAGGATATacaactcctcctggaaggccttCGCCAGGTGGTGTAGGAAAAGCACATCGATCCAGAAACCCCACCTACTTAGAGCCGGTTCTGGCCTTCCCACAGGATGGCTTTTGCCGCTGGCTTGCGCTGTTCCACTCTACCGCAACTGGCTGCCCTAGCCACTGTCCTCACCCGGCCGGAAAGGTCCCCATCACCAGACACCCTGATGTCCCTAcagttcctgaagggggtgcaacagtctcAGCCACCTGTCACTCACCGTTTTTTCCGTCCTGGCGGTTGCGCAGTCTTGGACGCTCTCACCAAGTCTCGCTTTGAGCCGGTCCAGTTGATTCACCTACGCTGGCTCGCATGAAGCTTTTATtttggtggccatcacctccgCCGGCGGTATCTGAGCTCAGAGCCCTTTCAGTGAACCCTAACCTTTGCCAATTCTTCCCCAGACAGAGTAGTGCTGGAAGCTTGACCCGCCCTTCCCACCTAAGGTGGCTTCAGGGTTCCACCTGAGACAGGAGAGTAGTCCTACCAAACTTCTGTCCCAAGCCTTCTCACCCTAGGGAGAGACTTTCTGGCACTGCCCTCGGACGTAAGGCCGATAAGCCAAAGCTGCCTCCTCATGCGTGTGAGCAGCTCCAAAGTCTGAATCTCTCGCTTTGTCAAAGTAGTTCTCGCTGGGGAGGCCATGTCCCCGCGGCCATCAGTTCCAACATTAGAGCCTGCATCACTGAGGCGCACAAGGCAAATAGTTTGCCTGTCCCCACTGGCATCACGGTCCACTCTACCAGAAGTGCAGCGGCTAATGCTGCCCTGGTTAGACAGGTTCCACTAGAACAGAATCTGTAGGGCTGCCACGGGCTCTTCCTTCGCTAGACATTACAGACTCACTTCCATAGATGCTGTTCAGGCTTCGCCCGGCAGAAGgtcctggagcatattattggAGACTAACGGAACCCACCTGGATTGGGGAATTGCGAGTCCCGACAAGATGGCGAAACCACCCTGAAGAGAATCCACTCCATTGAAAGATTGCCTCACCGTGAAGgagtcttctcttgggtggtgaaggccatcttggccctccctgttctcgttcttctCCGAAAATATGCTTTCGCCCTTCTGCCAGAGTCTTTTGGTTTATAGGTCAGCTTTTTGGTCTTTTTCTTGTTACCTGTTGGATTTACAGTTTTTTGCCCTTGTCTTGGCATTGTTCTACGAAAGTTTATCACAGCGCGTTCAGCTGTCTGCACTTCTTTGACTGTTCCTGCTTCGGTAGCTCGGCTTGTCAAGATACTGGGGcattttggcgccaacaggatgtgaccaaaaagctcttcctgcctcactagcgagTGGTAAAgaacaacccgacaagatggccttcaccacccaagagaagaccccttcacggtgagtacccAATGGGTCGATCTAATTTATTATCATTGATTTAACAATATGAAAGTGATTTTATCTGGTcacagcagaggcagcagaaatacCACAAGAATGATAGGTCATTGTAAACGGTGTCGCTTTATTGGTTTTGAGCTAAAAGTCTGCCTCTGTCTCGCTGAGAGCGTCAGATGTACTGGAAAgctgatttgtttaaaaaatactttttaaagccCTTTGCAATAACATTGGCAACAGCAATTTATTGTACTCACCAAACGTTCCTCAGTAGTAGAGTGACAGTATGTATAAATTAGATCTATTCATATGCTTTTTTTTGTTCTGGGTATCAAAATAATTTTGTAGCTAAATTATGTGCTGTGATAAGCACCATATCATTGTAATGgtcaaattaaaaggaaaatgcattATAAAACCTTTCTGCTTGAATACATTTTGCAATAATATAATtatacaaacaaacatacaatgCCATTTTGGGACTTGACAAAGTCTCAACCTGCACACCGCAGAACCGGGCACCATAGCTACTTGTAGAAATTACACTAAAATCAATAGTACCCAGTAGAATAACCCTCTACAAGATGTATgactatttatttgtattaaagaCCTGTTTACAGAATTTACACACGATCTTTCTGCCCATTGAGTTGGCTATATGCCCTGAGCATAGcaattattttcatatttaagTGAATTCTCTCACCAGTGGAAGCACTGTTTTAATCAATATCTTTTAAGATTGTATTTAGGAGTATTTCAGCAGGCTTATTTGAGGATTTGAGAAGTTTCTTCATgatcactttggctcattccgcacatgcagaataatgcactttcaaactgctttcaatgctctttgaagctgtgcggaatggcaaaatccacttgcaaacagttgtgaaagtggtttgaaaacgcattattttgcgtgtgcgggccaTGGTTTTGAACTGAAAAATTCTACAATTTTAAAGATGGCAGTTTTTATAGGATGAATGTGAAAGTGGTGAAAACTTAGTACAGATTTGAACTCCAGTATGGATTTCAAAGAACAACAAACTACATGATGGCTACAACAGCAGCACACATCCTGTTTCACCCCTACCATCAATTGAAAGTGGGCTGGTTGAACCTTATGATGCAACCTAAACAAAAATATACTTCCACATGTGGATGTCCTTTGCTAGGTCAGGGTAAACATTCATCAGAATAGcactagtcacatttcttttctGCTACAGTTCTGTTATATTTAAACATCACTAAGAGCAAACTCGCAATCCATAACTCTGAAACTTCTGGGAATGGCCCCGAGAAttgcaggccccttccgcacacgcaaaataatgcgttttcaaaccactttgacaactgtttgcaagtagattttgccattccgcacagcttcaaagagcattgaaagcagtttgaaagtgcattattctgcatgtgcggaatgagccgcatTTTTTTTAGATTattctgtaggcgcagaagaaagaaagagaaaagaggtagaggcagagggaaagagaaagtagagagagagaaagaggaaagggttttagattcaacaagaaaggttatttcttccttccctccattatttttcctataatggagagatggcaaccataaagctgctgaccaaagaaatcatgccggccttaaacctattcttttgctgttgctagcttagcctaataactccaaaaatgcccctttgttcacaattatacaaaatgtgcaagctaaactgtttttaagatcccgttgtacccaaaagataccttaaagttgccctttgttttcctgagacaatagggaggcctatgagaaagttcaggcCTTTGTCTAAAACATAGGGTaactagaaacattaatgataagaaggaacaagggtttttggttcatgtaatgtCAAAGAGTGAAAtgttgacatcttccaatggggattctggacaacACCGaagtgctgtgggaacagggaaaatctccaccttttgtgtgattgattgatgatgtaggCATTTTGGGgggtattctttgctgccattttgatatagcttgtcattaatactataaaagtaagaacactttttggtgtggctcccctgatattgtcttgcccgcagttggccaaataaagatctctctgattttattctgtattggcttgagcttctttgagcttatttAGTTTAACTCGTTACTTCGTTGTAACAaatggtgccgaaacccgggagtTAGGGTCCTTCACGGTGGTCTGTTGCCTCCTCCCCCGGCAGGAAGCGCGCCCCGGCGTTCTTAGCCCGGGCCCATccgggaagggcaggatttgcGTGGAAACCACGCCGGCTCGTAGTTCCAGGATAAGTTTGTCAGGCAGAGTCAGGGgagcctccgaagatgccagctagCCCGTCCCTGCCTCTTCTGAAACCAGCATCTTCCCGTCGAGACAGGTGTAGTATTGTCTGTGTTTTCTGTACGTATGTCACCATACAGTGTAGTCTTTGTCAACAAtaaaaaaggttttgttttgtccTGTCAGTGAGAAACCCCCCGGATATCCGAGGTCCTCTAATTCCTTTGAAGATTCGAGGACTTGGAAAGGTGAACCCCCTTGTGGTTCATAAATATAACAGGATCCTAGAGAAGGGTTAGAAAATCACCCAGGAAAACCATCGTTTTAGACGCCAGGGTGGGATTTTCCAGAACCAAGCAGAGTAGAGACGGGACTGCAAGGGCTGTGAAGGTTAACTCAACCTCCTTGACTATGGTTTGGTTTTCCAAATCTAGGGCGAAGGATGGCTCTGAGCCTCAGTCGACGGACTCAGCCTTGTCCTGTGTGTTTTACAATTGGAAGGCGTTGGCCTCTAAGTTAAAAGATAAATCTAAGGAAAAATTGAAACGTCTTTGTGAGAAAGATTGGACCCTTTATCGCTTAGGCGGGGGCAATGTTTGGCCCCCAGAAGGCACGTTTGATCTATATGCAATCCAGTCCTTGTATCAGATCCTTTTAATAACGGGCAAAGAAAAGGAAGCACATTTGCTTAAGGGAACATTCATGGAGGTTAGTCTGAGGCCAACGTCTTATGTGACCCCTCCTAAATCCTCGTTGATGGTGGTGCGTAAGCAGCCTCCCGAATTCAGACTCCGGGTTGGCCCCCCGGGGTGTGACAAAGATGGGgtgctaccaccaccaccaatggagGAATTTTTGCAACCTTTCCCATGTAATCCTGTGGTGGCTCTTCCCACTCCCCCATCCTCTGGAAATGGCTCCTCGCCATGAGACCCTTGCCATGAGACCCTGGAGGcactcccccttcctttcctcagagTACAGCACAGATAAATATGACGTGAGAAGTgaagtaaaaaaattatttataaaacCAACAATATCACAAAGCTTGCCGGTTTAAGCAACTTAATATACAttatagtgcaattctaagcagcgTTATCCTTTTCCCCGTCCATTTGACGTCACTGGGATTAGACGGGCATGACTCTGATTAGGACTTTCCTGTTCCATTTTCTTCCCGGCCAGAGCAATGCTGTTGAATTGCTTGCCTGTCCTTTCAGTGCATTGGCTTGGCATACACTGGTTGCATGACGTGGTGAACCAAAACCAAGAACAAACAGCCAAGGAAAATGGTGGCTAAAAGGGAGAGCAGAACGTAACGGCCGATATAGAAAGTGTCCACAATCTTCACTTCTGTAGCAGGTTCGGGGAACTCGCCTGCCCGTGGAAAAAGCAGTAGGACCAACATGATGatcacagcagccaagaaaaccagaaTAATTGAAAACCTCGCGAGTCCAGAAGCTCTGGATAGCAACAAGCAAAGCAGCAAGGCCAATACCCAGAGCACTGCTAAGATGAATACTCCTCGCCCCACTCCAAACACTCTGCCAGGCATCCTGGGAATAAAGAAGAAGCATCAATAAACATGAGTGCAGGACCATTTCACTCATttatggggcattctggggttcTGGGGGTCTACAGAGTTATGGCCAAGCTATCATAATGAATCATCAAGATGCCCCCTGGAACATTTAATCCAACATGGCATTCCTGGTTCCCAGTATTTCAAATGAGTCTTCCatcctcccccattgtttccaatgggcaatCCTGTCATTCCTTATAGTATATCCCCTGAGCATTGCATATTTGCCTAGGAAGGGAAGCACCTATTAGGTATTTCAATCCAATTGAACAGCTGCATTTTAAGAAGACAAGTTAGCAAAGCAGCTTCTCCATCGATGCAGCAATTGCGGGGAAAAACCCATAGCTTCTGGATTCTGCTTCATTATTCCCAGCTATAAACgctttaaggttttttttaaatagaaaattaaGCCCTCCTTGCAACACAACTCTTAAAGACACAGAAGAAGTCCAAACAGGAATGGGAAAGAGTGAACGTGACcacactacctcacagggttgttgtgcatgATAGAAAACACAATACCAATTAACTGGAGAACACTTTGCAAATAAAAGTGTTTCTGACAGATTTGCAATGGACAGCAACGCCTCCGCAGGAGCAGAAAATCTGTGGAAAGCAACACCCCTTCACTCCCATAAAACCCCAAACGATTCAATGAGTTGTTTCCTACCTCGTACGTGAACCCCAGGGCGGCCCATCCAAAACTACAAATCTTTGCCCTACCCCTGCTAGCATGGTACCCAATCATAGCAAAGTTTCTAGTTCGGTATTCCTCCGCTTCACCAATCAGCCCTTACGTTTCATCGCCTTTCCTGCTTTTCATTGGCAGTTGCTGTGGGCAACTCGAAGCCTACTAGAGGCGGAAATGTATTCGCCGATGGGCTCAGAAggctgccagccaatcagtgtCGGTCATTCTCTATTTATTATTATCAACCCGcctttggctggccaaaaggccgtaataataaatatctatctatctattatcaACCCGCCCTCTCTACTAGCCCAGGTTTGATTGGCGTTGCTGATATGCAGCCACAAATGTCTGAATTTTTACTCCTCCTGGGTACGAGCTGGTGGCATTTCCACGGCTTCACCCCAAGAGTGCTCTCAAATCCGACCACTTGCCTTTCcctgtttaataattttttccccacttcctggtggaaggaagggagaagtgaATGTTAAATATATATTCAACTTTAAATTCCCAATTGCTAGCAGTGGGATtaagttaaaaggaaaaaaacagatctCTGGGATAAAGGCAAAACAGCAGAAAGCATCAGTAATCTCCTCAGAATTTGGGAGCTCAAGTTGGGATCCTTGTTTAAAATAGATGGGTGAATGTTCCTTCCATAACACCTGCTTTATTTAATTCAGATTTAAACCAGACCACAACCCAAAATGAAACTTTACTGGGGGAAAAGAAGCCATTATAATAaaagggctagtcacagcttttcggagctctctcagccccacccacctcacagggtgtttgttgtgaggggggaagggcaaggagattgtcagcccctttgagtctcctgcaggagagaaaggggggatataaatccaaacttttcttctctcttcAATGAACCTCTCTTCTGtgcatcaccttcctctgcagtggtgtagtggttaagagctcatgtatctaatctggaggaaccgggtttgattcccagctctgccgcctgagctgtggaggcttatctggggaa of Sphaerodactylus townsendi isolate TG3544 linkage group LG06, MPM_Stown_v2.3, whole genome shotgun sequence contains these proteins:
- the LOC125434802 gene encoding transmembrane protein 218-like isoform X2, which gives rise to MPGRVFGVGRGVFILAVLWVLALLLCLLLSRASGLARFSIILVFLAAVIIMLVLLLFPRAGEFPEPATEVKIVDTFYIGRYVLLSLLATIFLGCLFLVLVHHVMQPVYAKPMH
- the LOC125434802 gene encoding transmembrane protein 218-like isoform X1; amino-acid sequence: MLAGVGQRFVVLDGPPWGSRTRMPGRVFGVGRGVFILAVLWVLALLLCLLLSRASGLARFSIILVFLAAVIIMLVLLLFPRAGEFPEPATEVKIVDTFYIGRYVLLSLLATIFLGCLFLVLVHHVMQPVYAKPMH